One Zerene cesonia ecotype Mississippi chromosome 9, Zerene_cesonia_1.1, whole genome shotgun sequence DNA window includes the following coding sequences:
- the LOC119828930 gene encoding uncharacterized protein LOC119828930, with translation MAPYWIFITFTWFGTVSLQYINTAGADGEALMDPLDSTIHFPPLPYVNYFNYPRNDFEVPQSDDNMDHNDFYPQDHDPTEIQRKRRTVGSEQIDEPKDQQWKPNLVDVDKTLYLNNEDRASPFIFHSYSGKLGRNSTDLMSSIEKRSFSPWGGKRDAMEHMWTWKRSSGIREPSMPKRVRFSPWGGKRSGQMIYKPGTKASKVIFSANVPELTRIVSNYSPKAGRLDMAGFQYGPILDKRHPIKILALTTQFDEKTAKEALPFNTFMESLPKSFKLGHPYLDVNLKKDGKRKVKFSAWGGKRSPPIIGPIWTPAPQNIKDSTLDTIVLIRNHENDDLSKVF, from the coding sequence ATGGCGCCCTACTGGATCTTCATTACATTCACATGGTTCGGCACAGTCAGCCTGCAGTACATCAACACCGCTGGGGCCGACGGCGAGGCCCTCATGGACCCGCTAGACTCCACAATTCACTTCCCACCGCTCCCATACGTCAATTACTTCAACTACCCGCGGAATGATTTCGAAGTCCCCCAGAGTGACGACAATATGGATCACAACGATTTCTACCCACAAGACCACGACCCAACTGAAATACAAAGGAAACGGCGTACTGTTGGCAGCGAGCAAATAGACGAGCCGAAAGACCAGCAATGGAAACCAAATCTAGTCGATGTAGACAAGACCCTATACTTGAATAACGAAGATAGAGCGAGCCCTTTTATATTTCACAGCTATTCAGGCAAACTTGGCAGGAATTCTACGGATTTAATGAGCTCTATAGAGAAAAGGAGCTTCAGCCCATGGGGTGGAAAGAGAGATGCCATGGAACACATGTGGACATGGAAGAGGTCATCCGGTATCCGAGAGCCAAGCATGCCGAAGCGAGTACGCTTCAGCCCCTGGGGAGGAAAACGAAGTGGACAAATGATTTACAAGCCGGGGACGAAAGCCTCAAAGGTTATTTTCTCCGCAAATGTACCAGAACTGACTCGAATTGTATCAAATTATTCACCTAAAGCAGGACGCCTAGATATGGCAGGGTTTCAGTACGGGCCAATTCTGGACAAGCGACATCCTATTAAAATACTTGCTTTGACCACTCAATTCGACGAGAAAACTGCTAAAGAGGCCTTACCGTTCAACACCTTTATGGAAAGTTTACCGAAATCCTTTAAACTTGGTCATCCATATTTAGACGTTAATCTGAAGAAGGATGGAAAGAGGAAGGTTAAGTTCAGCGCTTGGGGCGGAAAGAGATCTCCACCTATTATCGGCCCAATATGGACTCCAGCGCCTCAGAACATCAAAGACTCCACTTTAGATACCATTGTCCTGATCCGAAACCATGAAAACGACGATTTATCAAAGGTTTTTTAA